The proteins below come from a single Necator americanus strain Aroian chromosome V, whole genome shotgun sequence genomic window:
- a CDS encoding hypothetical protein (NECATOR_CHRV.G19504.T1), with product MSSNFVAEFERQHFIEMRHSFLSFLVFSVVAAQVLAQFGYAYPYSGYIYRNPYYGYGGYGGYGGYGGYGYAGYGNPVQRALRGALVGGILGAMAGK from the exons ATGTCTTCAAACTTC GTGGCAGAGTTCGAACGCCAACACTTTATTGAGATGAGACACagttttttgtcttttctggTATTTTCTGTCGTAGCCGCCCAAGTTTTGGCGCAGTTCGGTTATGCGTATCCGTACAGCGGTTACATATATCGCAATCCGTACTATGGATATGGTGGATATGGCGGATACGGCGGGTATGGTGGATATGGGTATGCCGGATACGGCA ATCCAGTGCAAAGAGCCCTACGAGGAGCACTCGTCGGTGGAATATTGGGAGCAATGGCAGGGAAATAG
- a CDS encoding hypothetical protein (NECATOR_CHRV.G19505.T1): MNRNLFVVLLVTMLAMQVASQWGYGYGYPYGGYYGGYGYPYGGYGYGYPYRGYGYSPLRGALRGALIGGMMGAMMGKK; this comes from the exons atgaacCGCAACCTATTTGTTGTTCTACTTGTCACAATGCTAGCTATGCAAGTAGCATCACAGTGGGGATATGGATACGGCTATCCGTACGGAGGCTACTACGGAGGATATGGTTATCCATACGGGGGATACGGTTACGGTTACCCATATCGGGGATATGGATACA GTCCTCTGAGAGGAGCACTTCGTGGAGCTCTTATCGGTGGTATGATGGGAGCAATGATGGGAAAGAAGTGA
- a CDS encoding hypothetical protein (NECATOR_CHRV.G19506.T1), whose protein sequence is MQLAFLDVKTALDSPHRGHLLNALRADGVPGKFVRLLADMNQRTTAAIRTPAGCTTQFEVVTGARQGAVAGPFLFNFSTDDIMRRTVDQCPADIVSAPSGCPLTDLEYADDVIFAKSSTKLVVNLVSELAAAYGLRLRPDKCKQMWISSRPRTGVRVEGQLIELVDEFCYLGCTLKNNGSYKRDVQQRCAKATSAFNSLTKCLWSTPITNEVKLRVYLSAIRPIMMYGSETWAAPSTVKERFDCTERKLLRRLLGYFWPRVCHNEDLYAEIDVAYRRMTRRKHQHPPPSKVIKVNRLRFFGYILRRSADRLVQRVLKSSSGSSWKKPPGRKRKFWTEAVKEDLRTLGVDRQVRRDVRFHRVWNSDEWTDSVQHSRRRPRRLGRAVFKDGTPRRRCG, encoded by the coding sequence atgcaactagcgtttctggatgtTAAAACCGCGTtggactctcctcaccgaggccatCTTCTCAACGcacttcgcgccgatggagtaccaggaaagttcgttcgcttgcttgctgacatgaatcaacgaacaactgctgcaattcgaacaccagccggatgtacaacacagtttgaagtggtaactggagcaagacaaggggcagtggcaggacccttcctgttcaacttctcaactgacgacattatgcgaagaacagtcgaccagtgtcctgccgacattgtctcagcaccatctgggtgccccttgactgacctcgagtacgccgacgatgttatattcgcgaaaagcagtacgaaacttgttgtcaaccttgtatcggagctggctgcagcctatggactacgcctacgccctgataaatgcaaacagatgtggatctcttcgagacctcgaacgggagtTAGGGTGGAAGGACAActgatagaactcgtcgatgagttctgttacctaggttgtacgctgaagaacaatggcagctataagagagatgttcagcaaagatgcgctaaggccacttctgcatttaactccttaacgaaatgcctgtggtcgacccccatcaccaacgaagtcaagctgcgcgtctacctatccgcaattcgccccatcatgatgtacggatcggagacttgggcagcaccatcaacggttaagGAGAGGTTTGACTGTACGGAAcggaagctgcttagacggctacttggctacttttggcctagggtatgtcacaatgaagatctttacgcagaaattgatgtggcataccggcggatgacacgtcgaaaacatcaacatccaccgccatcgaaagtgattaaagtaaatcgtcttcgcttctttggttatatattaaggagatcggcagatcgccttgttcaacgagttctgaagagttcgtcgggttcgagttggaagaagccacctggccgaaaacggaagttctggactgaggcggtgaaagaggacctgaggacactcggcgtggataggcaggtcaggcgagacgtaaggtttcacagagtatggaatagcgacgaatggactGATTCTGTGCAACATTCTCGCAGAAGaccgagaaggttgggcagagctgtgttcaaggacggcacacctcggcgaagatgcgggtaa
- a CDS encoding hypothetical protein (NECATOR_CHRV.G19506.T2) produces the protein MQLAFLDVKTALDSPHRGHLLNALRADGVPGKFVRLLADMNQRTTAAIRTPAGCTTQFEVVTGARQGAVAGPFLFNFSTDDIMRRTVDQCPADIVSAPSGCPLTDLEYADDVIFAKSSTKLVVNLVSELAAAYGLRLRPDKCKQMWISSRPRTGVRVEGQLIELVDEFCYLGCTLKNNGSYKRDVQQRCAKATSAFNSLTKCLWSTPITNEVKLRVYLSAIRPIMMYGSETWAAPSTVKERFDWYVTMKIFTQKLMWHTGG, from the exons atgcaactagcgtttctggatgtTAAAACCGCGTtggactctcctcaccgaggccatCTTCTCAACGcacttcgcgccgatggagtaccaggaaagttcgttcgcttgcttgctgacatgaatcaacgaacaactgctgcaattcgaacaccagccggatgtacaacacagtttgaagtggtaactggagcaagacaaggggcagtggcaggacccttcctgttcaacttctcaactgacgacattatgcgaagaacagtcgaccagtgtcctgccgacattgtctcagcaccatctgggtgccccttgactgacctcgagtacgccgacgatgttatattcgcgaaaagcagtacgaaacttgttgtcaaccttgtatcggagctggctgcagcctatggactacgcctacgccctgataaatgcaaacagatgtggatctcttcgagacctcgaacgggagtTAGGGTGGAAGGACAActgatagaactcgtcgatgagttctgttacctaggttgtacgctgaagaacaatggcagctataagagagatgttcagcaaagatgcgctaaggccacttctgcatttaactccttaacgaaatgcctgtggtcgacccccatcaccaacgaagtcaagctgcgcgtctacctatccgcaattcgccccatcatgatgtacggatcggagacttgggcagcaccatcaacggttaagGAGAGGTTTGACT ggtatgtcacaatgaagatctttacgcagaaattgatgtggcataccggcggatga
- a CDS encoding hypothetical protein (NECATOR_CHRV.G19507.T2), translating to MRSGTTDKEGPAEFRTCPGHSSSQELAMVRVQKRFTFAGTLIALLERFHDKTIVFPECAFLQLWDRGGRKLWIVSAHAPTETAEDNSKDAFYDELNALMSKIPSQQQSDVLGKWYYAAERTSDNGDRLVDLCEQTGHIIASTFKRNHRRQQLTWQGSTLLTPEDQRRRKMRTLKLQLDYVQARNIPQSDIRNSRAVWDVAFDSDHRPVLLSFKIRFYKRNRGVPFQLKIDMAGLKTMNAEQNAANVCLFMLEYGPGRSLAMLIPSQSASRTLQGERSRAGDFNQEKRLRRKMRHQLQQDRDNEWTSRAMEFEKSWEDRNPRKAYALLKQHSGKMKRCSPFLNTANGVAVGEATLPIWEEHFRTLLNRLAPSAPELEHRHMRLTRSHRPRRRSWSVFKK from the exons ATGAGATCTGGGACTACGGATAAAGAGGGTCCCGCGGAATTTCGAACATGCCCCGGTCATTCTTCGTCACAggaattagcgatggtgcgtgtccagaagagattcactttcgctGGCACCTTAATAGCTCTACTGGAAAGGTTTCACGACAAGACGATAGTGTTCCCCGA atgcgcctttttacAACTGTGGGATCgcggaggacgtaaactctggatcgtaagtgctcacgcacctacggaaaccgctgaggacaacagtaaggacgccttctatgatgaactcaatgcgttgatgtctaaaataccaagccagcag caatccgatgtgctaggaaaatggtactatgcagcggagcgcacgtcggacaacggtgaccgtctggtcgacttgtgcgaacagacaggccacatcatcgcttccacgtttaagaggaatcatcgacgccagcagctcacgtggcaggggtcaacccttttaacgcctgaagaccAGCGCAGGCGAAAGATGAgaactcttaagcttcagctcgactacgttcaggcgaggaacattcctcagtcagatatccgaaactctagagctgtttgggacgtcgcgttcgactctgaccaccgtccagttcttctcagcttcaagatacggttctacaagagaaaccgaggagttccttttcaactgaaaatcgacatggcaggtctgaagacgatgaatgcagaacaaaatgccgccaacgtgtgtctattcatgttggagtacggaccaggaagaagcttagcgatgctgattccttcacaaagtgcatccaggacgctgcaaggggaacgctcccg agctggtgacttcaaccaggaaaagcgtcttagaaggaagatGCGTcatcaactgcaacaagaccgcgataacgagtggacgtcaagagcgatggagtttgagaagtcgtgggaggacaggaatccgcggaaagcctatgctctactaaaacagcatagcggcaaaatgaaaagatgttcccctttcctcaacactgccaatggggtagctgtcggtgaagcaacccttccaatttgggaGGAACACTTCaggaccttgctgaaccggctagcaccgtcagctcctgaactcgaacaccgacatatgcggttaacgaggagccaccgaccgcgtcggaggtcctggtctgtattcaagaaatga
- a CDS encoding hypothetical protein (NECATOR_CHRV.G19507.T1) — protein sequence MVRVQKRFTFAGTLIALLERFHDKTIVFPEFVGCVIVDNEITCLARNIPQSDIRNSRAVWDVAFDSDHRPVLLSFKIRFYKRNRGVPFQLKIDMAGRCKGNAPGSIAAEEVFLASAETNSTYIFVCVARRAGDFNQEKRLRRKMRHQLQQDRDNEWTSRAMEFEKSWEDRNPRKAYALLKQHSGKMKRCSPFLNTANGVAVGEATLPIWEEHFRTLLNRLAPSAPELEHRHMRLTRSHRPRRRSWSVFKK from the exons atggtgcgtgtccagaagagattcactttcgctGGCACCTTAATAGCTCTACTGGAAAGGTTTCACGACAAGACGATAGTGTTCCCCGAGTTTGTGGGCTGCGTTAtagtggataatgaaatcacatGCTTG gcgaggaacattcctcagtcagatatccgaaactctagagctgtttgggacgtcgcgttcgactctgaccaccgtccagttcttctcagcttcaagatacggttctacaagagaaaccgaggagttccttttcaactgaaaatcgacatggcag gacgctgcaaggggaacgctcccggttctattgccgcggaagaagtttttcttgcatctgcggaaacaaattCCACATACATTtttgtatgtgtcgcgcgcagagctggtgacttcaaccaggaaaagcgtcttagaaggaagatGCGTcatcaactgcaacaagaccgcgataacgagtggacgtcaagagcgatggagtttgagaagtcgtgggaggacaggaatccgcggaaagcctatgctctactaaaacagcatagcggcaaaatgaaaagatgttcccctttcctcaacactgccaatggggtagctgtcggtgaagcaacccttccaatttgggaGGAACACTTCaggaccttgctgaaccggctagcaccgtcagctcctgaactcgaacaccgacatatgcggttaacgaggagccaccgaccgcgtcggaggtcctggtctgtattcaagaaatga